Proteins found in one Hyla sarda isolate aHylSar1 chromosome 7, aHylSar1.hap1, whole genome shotgun sequence genomic segment:
- the RPE65 gene encoding retinoid isomerohydrolase — MASRVEHPAGGYKKLFDTVEELATPMSVHITGRLPSWLSGSLLRCGPGLFEVGSEQFYHLFDGQALLHKFEVKEGNVTYHRRFIKTDAYVRAMTEKRIVITEFGTFAYPDPCKNIFSRFFSYFKGLEITDNALVNIYPVGEDFYACTETNYITKVDPETLETIKKVDLCKYLSINGVTAHPHIENDGTVYNIGNCFGKHFAFAYNIVMFPPLQADKEDPILKSKVVVQFPCSDRFTPSYVHSFGLTPNYILFVEQPVKINLFKFLSAWSIWGANYMDCFESHETMGTWLHVAEKHTGEYLNIKYRTSAFNIFHHINTYEDNGFLIADLCCWKGFEFIYNYLYLANLRENWEEVKRLAEKAPQPEVRRYVLPLDIQKGDTGKNLVTLNYTTATATMRSDETIWLEPEVLFSGPRQAFEFPQINYKEYRGKDYKYAYGLGLNHFIPDRLVKLNVKSKETWVWQEPNTYPSEPIFVPSPDALEEDDGVILSVAVAPAVGHKPSCLLILDAKDMSEIARAEVDTIIPVTFHGMFKNGS, encoded by the exons ATGGCCAGTCG AGTGGAGCACCCTGCTGGCGGCTACAAGAAACTGTTTGATACAGTGGAGGAGCTGGCCACCCCAATGAGTGTCCACATCACAG GTCGGTTACCCTCATGGCTGTCCGGCAGTCTGTTGCGATGTGGACCCGGATTGTTCGAAGTGGGTTCTGAGCAGTTTTACCACCTGTTTGACGGACAAGCTCTGCTGCATAAGTTCGAGGTCAAGGAGGGAAACGTGACGTATCATCGCAG GTTTATAAAGACTGACGCCTATGTGCGGGCGATGACAGAGAAGAGGATTGTCATCACAGAGTTCGGCACCTTTGCTTATCCAGATCCATGTAAGAATATATTCTCCAG GTTTTTTTCATACTTCAAAGGCTTAGAAATAACAGACAACGCCCTGGTCAACATATACCCCGTGGGGGAGGATTTTTACGCCTGCACCGAAACTAACTATATAACAAAGGTCGATCCTGAAACATTAGAAACAATCAAAAAG GTGGATCTGTGTAAATATCTCTCCATCAATGGCGTCACCGCACATCCGCACATCGAGAACGACGGCACCGTCTACAACATAGGAAACTGCTTCGGGAAACACTTCGCGTTCGCCTACAATATTGTCATGTTTCCTCCGCTGCAGGCAG ATAAAGAAGATCCAATACTCAAGTCCAAGGTGGTCGTCCAGTTTCCATGTAGTGATAGATTTACCCCGTCCTATGTCCACAG CTTCGGGTTGACCCCAAATTATATCCTCTTTGTAGAACAACCAGTGAAGATCAATCTGTTCAAATTCCTCTCGGCCTGGAGTATATGGGGGGCCAACTACATGGATTGCTTTGAGTCTCATGAAACCATGGGT ACCTGGCTGCATGTTGCCGAGAAGCATACGGGAGAATATCTCAACATTAAATACAGGACGTCGGCCTTCAACATTTTCCATCACATCAATACATATGAAGACAATGGATTTCTCATAGCGGATCTGTGCTGCTGGAAGGG GTTCGAATTTATCTACAATTATTTGTATCTGGCCAACCTACGGGAGAACTGGGAGGAGGTGAAGAGACTTGCGGAGAAAGCTCCTCAACCCGAAGTGCGGAGATACGTCCTGCCGCTCGATATCCAGAAG GGCGACACAGGAAAGAATTTGGTGACTCTGAACTACACCACGGCTACCGCCACCATGCGCAGCGATGAAACCATCTGGCTGGAACCGGAGgttctcttctctggtcctcgaCAAG CTTTCGAATTCCCACAAATCAACTATAAGGAGTACAGGGGTAAAGATTACAAATATGCGTATGGACTGGGACTGAACCATTTCATTCCTGATAGG CTTGTAAAACTGAATGTCAAAAGCAAAGAAACGTGGGTATGGCAGGAGCCCAACACCTACCCGTCCGAGCCCATATTCGTCCCATCCCCAGATGCCCTGGAGGAAGATGATG GCGTCATCCTGAGTGTGGCCGTCGCCCCGGCGGTTGGCCACAAGCCCTCGTGCCTGCTGATCCTGGATGCAAAGGACATGAGCGAGATCGCCAGAGCGGAGGTGGACACCATCATCCCCGTCACATTTCATGGAATGTTCAAGAACGGCTCCTAA